Proteins from one Desulfonema limicola genomic window:
- a CDS encoding glycosyltransferase, which produces MQETISHILIFEPGIKGHQLIWLDNITRKFLSEGYKITLAADYHGRSKSIIQNQLSDIIEKISIIPVFEKNGQWYRGSKLKCLSACFYESKAQEVFLNNLDEIMSRCLRLSAAGINPPGNLRGCISGVYFRPRFIENSLWPPGNIIKSFGFKRLCRQSWFKNIYLLDEYLYKKIKKKYPDQSFYFLPDPWQGDFSHDKQEARKSLELPEDKLIFLFFGISDKRKGLHLVIDAMLSMPDDSQVFLLCAGSRSPGDLKILKGLEKLRSRGMAQIIDRYVSEYEKELCFCASDFVLLPYINHFGSSGVLSLAGAAGKMVIASDFGLLGKRVKEHNLGFVFKNGSIKELKKCINNSILLDNENLFKYQESVSRYAGLCSLESFENTLMTPYK; this is translated from the coding sequence ATGCAGGAAACAATATCCCATATTCTTATATTTGAGCCTGGAATCAAAGGCCACCAGTTAATCTGGCTGGATAATATAACCAGGAAATTTCTTTCCGAGGGGTATAAAATAACCCTGGCTGCAGATTATCACGGCAGGTCAAAGTCAATAATTCAAAACCAGCTTTCAGATATAATTGAAAAGATTTCAATTATTCCAGTTTTTGAAAAAAACGGCCAATGGTACAGGGGAAGTAAATTAAAATGCCTGAGCGCCTGTTTTTATGAAAGCAAGGCTCAGGAGGTTTTTTTGAACAACCTGGATGAGATTATGTCCCGCTGCCTGAGACTGTCTGCTGCTGGAATAAATCCCCCTGGAAATTTAAGGGGCTGTATAAGCGGTGTCTATTTCAGGCCCAGATTTATTGAAAATTCTTTATGGCCTCCAGGAAATATAATTAAATCATTTGGTTTTAAACGGCTTTGCAGGCAGTCCTGGTTTAAGAATATATATTTACTGGATGAATATCTTTATAAAAAGATTAAAAAAAAGTATCCGGATCAATCTTTTTATTTCCTTCCAGATCCCTGGCAGGGTGATTTTTCCCATGATAAACAGGAAGCAAGAAAGAGTCTTGAGCTTCCTGAAGATAAACTGATTTTTTTATTCTTTGGAATCAGCGACAAAAGAAAGGGCCTGCATCTTGTTATTGATGCGATGCTGTCAATGCCTGATGATTCACAGGTATTTCTCTTGTGTGCAGGCAGCCGGTCTCCTGGAGATTTAAAGATTTTAAAGGGCCTGGAAAAACTCAGAAGCAGGGGCATGGCTCAAATTATTGACAGATATGTTTCTGAATATGAAAAAGAACTCTGCTTTTGTGCAAGCGATTTTGTTTTACTGCCATATATCAATCATTTTGGTTCCAGCGGGGTTCTTTCCCTGGCAGGTGCAGCAGGCAAAATGGTAATAGCTTCTGATTTCGGTCTTTTAGGAAAGAGGGTAAAGGAGCATAACCTGGGATTTGTTTTTAAAAACGGCAGTATTAAGGAATTAAAAAAATGTATCAATAACTCAATATTGCTGGATAATGAAAATTTATTCAAATACCAGGAATCTGTTTCAAGATATGCAGGGCTGTGTTCACTGGAATCCTTTGAAAATACTCTGATGACTCCATATAAATAA
- a CDS encoding lysophospholipid acyltransferase family protein: MNKIFENICFKLINLFVKTLGFIPKNTGTRLGAIAGHILFLADKKHRDIAIQNLGNAYKDEKTPLEIKIIARQVFKNLGRILFEVCWSWNLKGIKLFKHFRVEGLANLNNAYKKGNGVLVLTGHIGNWELLSVIAAMIAYPINVIYRPLDFKPLDDFVKRFRSRFGSAPIHRRKAIRKILRSLNKGEVVGILLDQSVDWYEGVFVDFFGRRTCTNTAMARLALKTGAPVVPAFLIRENKGFTAKFLPEIPLVKTGDKIKDVEINTERYNKAVEDIIRQYPDQWFWVHRRWKIKPFELLKKQEYV, from the coding sequence ATGAATAAAATCTTTGAAAACATTTGTTTTAAACTTATAAACCTTTTTGTCAAAACGCTGGGATTTATCCCTAAAAACACAGGAACACGCCTTGGTGCCATTGCAGGACATATACTTTTTCTTGCAGATAAAAAACATAGAGATATTGCAATACAAAACCTGGGCAATGCTTATAAAGATGAAAAAACTCCTTTGGAAATAAAAATAATTGCCAGACAGGTTTTTAAAAACCTGGGCAGGATTCTTTTTGAGGTCTGCTGGTCATGGAATCTTAAAGGCATAAAGCTGTTTAAGCATTTCAGGGTTGAAGGACTGGCAAATCTTAATAATGCTTATAAAAAAGGCAATGGCGTATTAGTGCTTACCGGACATATTGGAAACTGGGAGCTTTTGTCTGTTATTGCAGCCATGATTGCCTATCCCATCAATGTTATCTACCGGCCCCTTGATTTCAAACCTCTGGATGATTTTGTCAAAAGATTCAGGTCCCGTTTTGGTTCAGCCCCAATCCATCGAAGAAAAGCAATCAGAAAAATACTAAGAAGCCTTAATAAAGGGGAAGTTGTAGGCATACTCCTGGATCAAAGTGTTGACTGGTATGAAGGCGTGTTTGTTGATTTTTTCGGCCGCAGAACCTGTACCAATACGGCAATGGCACGACTGGCACTAAAAACAGGTGCCCCGGTTGTTCCTGCATTTTTAATACGTGAAAACAAGGGATTTACTGCAAAATTTCTTCCAGAAATACCCCTTGTAAAAACCGGGGATAAAATCAAAGATGTTGAAATAAACACTGAAAGATATAATAAGGCTGTTGAAGATATTATCAGACAATATCCTGACCAGTGGTTCTGGGTTCACCGGCGGTGGAAGATCAAACCCTTTGAATTGCTGAAGAAACAAGAGTACGTTTAA
- a CDS encoding M18 family aminopeptidase: MQKLQFNKGLIDFIKMSPTPFHAVDSMGAVLDKYNFSLISEADAWSLKKGGRYYVIRDDSSIIAFIMGKKALPETGIRMAGAHTDSPCLRIKPQPEIIKHSFFQLGVEVYGGALLNPWFDRDLSIAGRVAYLDSYNTIQMALIDFKEPVAFIPSLAIHFDREANNNKSINPQEELLPVMAQVYDKPVSDFRTMLLTRLKNQYPDCGAAEVLDYEMNLYDIQDPCFSGMNREFISGARLDNLLSCYIAMMSLVQTRGDVTSLLVCNNHEEVGSASRSGAQGPFLQSVVERICPVLEDRARTIEKSMMISCDDAHGLHPNYPSKYDSRHAPVLNKGPVIKINANNRYASDSKTTALFRYLCNKAGIPVQDFVMRSDMSCGSTIGPITSTKLGLKTVDAGVPILGMHSIRELAGAKDSYYLYKVLCEYYQ, translated from the coding sequence ATGCAGAAATTACAATTTAACAAGGGTTTAATAGATTTTATAAAAATGTCTCCCACACCTTTTCATGCAGTTGATTCCATGGGGGCTGTTTTGGATAAATACAATTTTTCACTAATATCTGAAGCTGATGCATGGAGCTTGAAAAAAGGAGGACGTTATTATGTTATTCGAGATGATTCCTCTATTATTGCTTTTATCATGGGAAAAAAAGCTCTTCCTGAAACCGGTATCCGCATGGCAGGGGCACATACAGACAGTCCCTGTCTTAGAATAAAACCCCAGCCTGAGATTATAAAGCATTCATTTTTTCAGCTTGGTGTTGAAGTTTATGGGGGTGCATTGCTCAATCCCTGGTTTGACAGGGATCTTTCCATTGCAGGCAGGGTTGCATATCTGGATTCATATAATACAATTCAGATGGCACTTATTGACTTTAAAGAACCTGTTGCATTTATTCCCAGTCTGGCAATACATTTTGACAGGGAGGCTAATAATAATAAAAGTATCAATCCCCAGGAAGAACTCCTGCCTGTAATGGCGCAGGTTTATGATAAACCTGTATCAGATTTCAGGACAATGCTGCTGACCAGGTTAAAAAATCAATATCCTGACTGCGGTGCAGCAGAAGTTCTTGATTATGAAATGAATTTATATGACATACAGGATCCTTGTTTTTCAGGTATGAATCGTGAATTTATCTCTGGAGCAAGACTGGATAATTTATTAAGCTGCTATATTGCCATGATGAGCCTTGTGCAAACCAGGGGAGATGTTACGTCCCTGCTGGTCTGCAATAATCATGAAGAAGTGGGGAGTGCCTCAAGGTCAGGGGCACAGGGACCGTTTTTACAATCTGTAGTTGAACGTATATGCCCGGTTCTGGAAGACAGGGCAAGAACCATTGAAAAATCCATGATGATTTCCTGTGATGATGCTCATGGACTGCATCCCAATTATCCATCTAAATATGATTCAAGACATGCACCTGTTTTAAACAAGGGCCCGGTTATAAAAATAAATGCAAATAACCGGTATGCATCTGACAGTAAAACAACTGCTTTATTTCGATATTTATGTAATAAGGCAGGTATTCCCGTACAGGACTTTGTAATGAGAAGTGATATGTCATGCGGGAGTACCATAGGTCCGATTACCTCCACAAAACTAGGACTGAAAACTGTGGATGCAGGAGTTCCCATACTTGGCATGCACTCCATAAGGGAATTGGCTGGAGCTAAAGACAGTTATTATTTATATAAGGTATTGTGTGAGTATTACCAGTAA
- a CDS encoding tetratricopeptide repeat protein, with product MQIYANLFLLGLIGTALLAFAFFQMINIYLSFSISVLAYIIFIMIVFINTRTWLTKEHEKHISSLKEKYEGKIQSLRNEYDTAMLEKTIRNGTKTLIKNAVDYFKVENIKNEMPPSAAIQNLQLDKYGQIIELLADFSLILPDYDENRQIVLQEITHQIDIFLIDEKPFAEFLQTIMGKYLLTVNKKIREKIRQNVLKHMKACPNCSERVSNDARICKHCGHQFIKSLDKEILIKKENGKKETGLIKKGYDLYQTGRFEEAIKCFSIAIKMNPRADQAYYGRGFIYNKINKYQKAVKDIQYAARLGHEKAQEFLSTIQFSETQEYESALKKQAGGENK from the coding sequence ATGCAGATATATGCAAATTTGTTTTTACTAGGCCTGATCGGTACCGCTCTTCTGGCATTTGCATTTTTTCAGATGATAAATATCTATTTATCATTCAGCATTTCTGTTCTTGCTTATATAATTTTTATTATGATTGTTTTTATTAATACCAGGACATGGCTTACTAAGGAACATGAAAAGCATATAAGCAGTTTAAAGGAAAAATATGAAGGGAAAATACAAAGCCTGAGGAATGAATATGATACTGCAATGCTGGAAAAAACCATTAGAAATGGTACTAAAACACTGATAAAAAATGCTGTTGACTATTTTAAGGTTGAAAATATAAAAAATGAAATGCCCCCTTCAGCAGCTATTCAAAATCTTCAGCTTGATAAATATGGTCAGATTATAGAGCTTTTAGCAGATTTTTCATTAATACTTCCTGATTATGATGAAAACCGGCAGATTGTTTTGCAGGAAATAACACATCAGATTGATATTTTTCTTATTGATGAAAAACCATTTGCAGAATTTTTACAAACAATAATGGGAAAATATCTGCTTACTGTTAATAAAAAAATAAGGGAAAAAATACGCCAGAATGTTCTTAAACATATGAAAGCATGTCCTAATTGTTCTGAAAGGGTATCCAATGATGCCAGGATATGTAAACATTGCGGGCATCAATTTATTAAGTCTTTAGATAAGGAAATTTTAATTAAAAAGGAAAATGGCAAAAAAGAAACTGGATTAATAAAAAAAGGATATGATCTGTATCAGACAGGAAGATTTGAAGAAGCTATAAAATGTTTTTCCATTGCCATTAAAATGAATCCCAGGGCAGATCAGGCATATTACGGCAGGGGATTTATATATAATAAAATTAATAAATATCAGAAAGCTGTAAAAGATATCCAGTATGCTGCCAGGCTGGGGCATGAAAAAGCTCAAGAATTTTTATCAACAATACAATTTTCTGAAACCCAGGAATATGAATCAGCTTTAAAAAAACAAGCTGGTGGTGAAAATAAATAA
- a CDS encoding response regulator yields the protein MHPYRIMLADDHIMLRSGIRKIIEDFKDMEVVGEVGDGLELLNMLKKVLTDMIILDISMPNLRGIEATREIKNTHPEIKILILSMHKSKEYLYQAISAGAEGYLLKDDSDKELFTAINTIRNNNIYLSPNLSRDLTHDFIETCRGGNKPSDDPLTAREKQVLKLIAEGNTCKNISNLLYISIRTAQHHRASILKKLNIKKMPELVKYAISKGYITSSE from the coding sequence ATGCATCCTTACCGTATTATGCTGGCAGATGACCATATAATGCTGAGAAGCGGGATAAGAAAAATTATTGAAGATTTTAAAGATATGGAAGTTGTCGGGGAAGTAGGTGATGGTCTGGAGCTTCTTAACATGTTAAAAAAAGTATTAACCGATATGATTATCCTTGATATATCCATGCCAAATTTAAGGGGAATTGAAGCTACCAGGGAAATTAAAAATACTCATCCCGAAATAAAGATTTTGATTTTAAGTATGCATAAATCAAAAGAATATCTCTACCAGGCTATTTCTGCAGGTGCTGAAGGCTATTTGTTAAAAGATGATTCTGACAAGGAATTATTTACAGCCATAAATACCATAAGAAATAACAATATTTATCTGTCGCCCAATCTTTCCAGAGATTTAACCCATGATTTTATTGAAACCTGCCGGGGGGGCAATAAGCCGTCAGATGATCCTTTAACTGCAAGGGAGAAACAGGTTTTAAAACTTATTGCAGAAGGAAATACCTGCAAAAATATATCAAATCTTCTTTATATAAGTATCAGGACAGCACAGCATCATCGTGCAAGTATTTTAAAAAAATTAAATATTAAAAAAATGCCGGAACTTGTTAAATATGCAATCAGTAAAGGATATATAACCAGTTCTGAATAA
- a CDS encoding PAS domain S-box protein has translation MKKNFLEISNQSISETEKLEKELALKNKELKKTRIELERFKNFFIRVNIGMVMGNLDGYFFMANLAFCKMLGYTEEELLKKNIKEITHPDDFKKSQKYINDILEGKINDIQLTKRYIHKNGCFVWGLLNLSLVRDEKQHPSYFIAQIQDISEKKQAEIESQKQDIIESAIDIISFVDRDVIHYIDHNMNIIWASEAAVRVHGIIMEKLLAQKCYNIFWKNEQECQDCPVLKSKETGQIERSVINRTGLNDANDEAYWEEYSIPLKNGNDSNIKFVVVSRNITEKVKSEKALQESAKKLRFLADRLLTAQEQERKRLALGLHDELGQSLAVLKLNLNAVKRELKDNQEPIKNEIQTIIEYTDNIIENVRRLSRDLTPSVIEDLGLTGAIRWLIEGYSERFKIHILYNFPNIDSLFSENNQINIYRIFQEIFNNIRKHAQTDSALVNIAKKGDYVSFEVEDHGQGFDIKSVNKKTLEDKGLGLAAMEERVRILGGYIKISSSRGNGTKIRFVIPTCE, from the coding sequence ATGAAAAAAAACTTTTTAGAAATCTCAAACCAATCAATAAGTGAGACTGAAAAACTTGAAAAAGAGCTGGCACTAAAAAACAAAGAACTAAAAAAAACAAGGATTGAGCTGGAAAGATTTAAAAATTTCTTTATCAGGGTAAATATCGGGATGGTTATGGGAAATCTGGATGGTTATTTTTTTATGGCTAATCTGGCATTTTGTAAAATGCTCGGCTATACTGAAGAAGAACTGCTTAAAAAAAATATCAAAGAGATAACCCATCCTGATGACTTTAAAAAAAGTCAAAAATATATCAATGATATTCTTGAAGGCAAGATCAACGATATTCAGCTTACTAAACGATATATCCACAAAAATGGCTGTTTTGTCTGGGGTCTGCTGAATCTTTCTCTTGTTCGTGATGAAAAACAGCATCCTTCATATTTTATTGCCCAGATCCAGGATATTTCTGAAAAGAAGCAGGCGGAAATAGAATCTCAAAAACAGGATATTATAGAATCTGCCATTGATATAATCAGTTTTGTTGACAGAGATGTAATCCATTATATTGATCACAACATGAATATAATCTGGGCAAGTGAAGCTGCTGTCAGGGTTCATGGAATTATAATGGAAAAACTGCTGGCCCAGAAATGTTACAATATTTTCTGGAAAAATGAACAAGAGTGCCAGGATTGTCCAGTGCTGAAATCAAAGGAAACAGGTCAGATTGAAAGATCTGTTATTAATCGAACTGGTTTAAATGATGCAAATGATGAAGCCTATTGGGAAGAATACAGCATTCCCCTTAAAAATGGTAATGACAGCAATATTAAATTTGTTGTTGTTTCAAGGAATATTACAGAAAAGGTAAAATCAGAAAAAGCATTGCAGGAATCTGCAAAAAAACTTCGTTTTCTTGCAGACAGGCTTTTAACAGCCCAGGAACAGGAACGGAAAAGATTGGCGTTAGGACTTCATGATGAACTTGGACAAAGCCTGGCTGTTTTAAAACTAAACTTAAATGCTGTAAAAAGAGAACTTAAAGATAACCAGGAGCCAATAAAAAATGAAATCCAGACAATTATTGAATATACAGATAATATTATTGAAAATGTCAGAAGGCTTTCCCGTGATTTAACTCCTTCTGTTATAGAAGACCTTGGCTTAACCGGTGCTATCAGATGGCTTATTGAAGGATATTCTGAAAGATTTAAAATTCATATTTTATATAATTTTCCAAATATAGATTCCTTGTTTTCTGAAAACAATCAAATCAATATTTACAGAATATTTCAGGAAATATTTAATAATATAAGAAAACACGCACAAACTGACTCGGCACTGGTCAATATTGCAAAAAAAGGAGATTATGTTTCCTTTGAAGTTGAAGATCATGGACAAGGATTTGATATAAAATCAGTTAATAAAAAGACACTGGAAGACAAGGGTCTAGGCCTGGCCGCTATGGAGGAACGGGTCAGAATTCTGGGCGGATATATTAAAATCAGCAGCTCCCGAGGAAATGGAACAAAAATACGATTTGTAATTCCTACATGCGAATAG
- the gdhA gene encoding NADP-specific glutamate dehydrogenase — MTDILNLIKEKDPGEVEFFQAVKEVVETINPVLERNPEYRQAAIMERITEPERVIIFRVPWVDDQGQVRVNRGFRIEMNSAIGPYKGGLRFHPSVSLSILKFLAFEQVFKNALTTLPMGGGKGGSDFDPKGKSDNEVMRFCQSFMSELFRHIGSNTDVPAGDIGVGAREIGYLFGMYKKLRNEFTGVLTGKSLSWGGSLIRPEATGYGNVYFAAEMLATRNQTLDGKTCLVSGSGNVAQFTIEKLIQLGAKVVTLSDSSGYIYDESGIDAGKLEYIKRLKNVRRGRIKEYAEKYPEAVYTDADISLGYNPLWNHKASCALPCATENEIKEKDAQNLMNNGIILVSEGANMPSTPEAINIFLDKKILYAPGKASNAGGVAVSGLEMAQNSMRINWPREEVDNRLKTIMKSIHKTCLNAAAEYNEPGNYMAGANIAGFVKVVNAMLDQGVV; from the coding sequence ATGACAGATATTTTAAATTTGATAAAAGAAAAAGATCCCGGAGAGGTAGAGTTTTTTCAAGCTGTTAAAGAAGTGGTTGAAACTATTAATCCTGTTTTAGAGCGGAATCCTGAATACCGGCAGGCAGCAATAATGGAAAGAATAACTGAGCCTGAAAGGGTTATCATTTTCAGGGTTCCCTGGGTTGATGACCAGGGCCAGGTTCGTGTGAATCGTGGTTTTCGTATAGAAATGAACAGTGCCATAGGCCCCTATAAAGGCGGGCTTAGATTTCATCCTTCAGTCAGTCTGAGTATTCTGAAATTTCTTGCATTTGAGCAGGTATTTAAAAATGCTTTGACAACCCTGCCTATGGGCGGGGGAAAAGGGGGGTCTGATTTTGATCCCAAGGGAAAATCCGATAATGAGGTAATGCGTTTTTGTCAAAGTTTTATGTCTGAATTGTTCCGCCATATTGGTTCCAACACTGATGTTCCAGCAGGAGATATTGGTGTAGGAGCCAGGGAAATAGGTTATTTGTTTGGCATGTATAAAAAACTGAGAAACGAATTTACAGGAGTTCTTACTGGTAAAAGTCTGAGCTGGGGAGGCAGTTTGATCCGTCCTGAAGCAACAGGTTATGGCAATGTTTATTTTGCAGCCGAAATGCTGGCAACTCGTAATCAAACCCTGGATGGTAAAACCTGCCTTGTTTCAGGCTCAGGCAATGTTGCCCAGTTTACAATTGAAAAACTTATCCAGCTTGGAGCAAAGGTTGTTACATTATCTGATTCATCAGGCTATATTTATGATGAATCTGGAATTGATGCAGGCAAGCTTGAATATATAAAACGTCTCAAGAATGTTCGCAGGGGGCGCATAAAGGAATATGCAGAAAAATATCCTGAAGCAGTTTATACAGATGCAGATATTTCTCTTGGGTATAACCCTCTCTGGAATCACAAGGCTTCGTGTGCCCTTCCATGCGCAACTGAAAATGAGATCAAGGAAAAAGATGCACAAAACCTTATGAATAACGGCATTATCCTGGTCAGCGAAGGTGCCAACATGCCCAGCACACCTGAAGCAATCAATATATTTTTAGATAAAAAAATCTTGTATGCTCCAGGAAAAGCATCTAATGCCGGAGGTGTGGCAGTTTCAGGACTGGAGATGGCACAAAACAGCATGAGAATTAACTGGCCCAGGGAAGAGGTTGATAACAGGCTTAAAACTATAATGAAATCCATTCATAAAACCTGTTTGAATGCCGCTGCTGAATATAATGAGCCTGGCAATTACATGGCTGGAGCTAATATTGCAGGATTTGTCAAAGTCGTAAATGCCATGCTGGATCAAGGTGTAGTATAA
- the pyk gene encoding pyruvate kinase — MGFPKNKTKIVCTIGPASDSQAMLEKMILSGMDIARLNFSHGDFSHHRETIIRIREASKKTGKNVAIMADLSGPKIRIGNFSCESVELKAGNYFSLTTEDIDGSEHSVNVSFPGLIKAIKPGDRLFLNDGYIQLHVIEVKETEVKCEILTGGMLSSRKGLNIPDIELGILAFTDYDFQCMKFALENGVDAVSQSFVENADDIHAVRKAAGSLGYDPFIIAKIERSRALVNLEEILLASDGIMVARGDLGVEIPIARIAVVQKQIMRKANYLGKPVITATQMLETMTSNSRPTRAEATDVANAIIDGTDCVMLSGESAMGLYPLDAVKMLAEIASVTEDYRKDCQSFDEEKASKNNTKLSDLIALSVKVAIRRITPAAVIVPTRSGATARRITRYRLPVWITAITSEEKACKDLIFSYGVLPVYESDHPDDWRKWILNWKKEYNIKENLVILTEGPSRKYPDRNNRMEIIEI; from the coding sequence ATGGGTTTTCCAAAAAATAAAACAAAAATAGTCTGTACCATCGGCCCTGCTTCAGATTCCCAGGCAATGCTTGAGAAAATGATTTTATCTGGAATGGATATTGCCAGGTTAAATTTTTCCCATGGTGATTTTTCACACCACAGGGAAACTATAATCAGGATACGTGAAGCATCAAAAAAGACAGGTAAAAATGTAGCAATTATGGCTGATCTTTCAGGGCCTAAAATCCGTATAGGCAATTTTAGCTGTGAATCTGTTGAACTGAAGGCCGGCAATTATTTTTCCCTGACAACTGAGGATATTGACGGTTCGGAACACAGTGTAAATGTAAGCTTTCCAGGGCTTATTAAGGCAATTAAGCCAGGAGACCGTTTATTTTTAAATGACGGTTATATCCAGCTGCATGTGATTGAAGTTAAAGAAACAGAGGTTAAATGTGAAATCTTGACAGGGGGAATGCTGAGTTCAAGAAAGGGCTTGAATATTCCTGATATTGAGCTGGGAATCCTTGCTTTTACAGATTATGATTTTCAATGTATGAAATTTGCTCTTGAAAATGGGGTTGATGCTGTGAGCCAGTCTTTTGTGGAAAATGCTGATGACATACATGCAGTCCGCAAGGCTGCCGGCAGTCTGGGCTATGATCCTTTTATTATAGCCAAGATTGAACGTTCAAGAGCTTTGGTTAATCTTGAAGAAATTCTCCTTGCTTCTGACGGCATCATGGTTGCACGAGGAGATCTTGGAGTGGAAATTCCCATTGCCAGGATTGCAGTAGTACAAAAACAGATTATGAGAAAAGCGAATTATCTTGGAAAACCTGTAATAACAGCAACCCAGATGCTGGAAACAATGACATCAAACAGCAGACCAACAAGGGCTGAAGCAACAGATGTGGCAAATGCCATAATAGACGGCACTGACTGCGTAATGCTTTCAGGGGAATCTGCAATGGGTTTATATCCTCTCGATGCGGTTAAAATGCTTGCTGAGATAGCATCAGTTACAGAGGACTATCGAAAGGACTGCCAGAGTTTTGATGAAGAAAAAGCCTCAAAAAATAATACAAAGCTTTCAGACCTCATTGCTTTAAGTGTAAAAGTTGCCATAAGAAGAATTACACCTGCTGCTGTTATAGTGCCCACAAGAAGCGGGGCAACAGCCAGGAGGATCACAAGATACAGGCTGCCTGTATGGATAACAGCTATTACTTCAGAAGAAAAAGCCTGTAAAGATCTTATTTTTTCCTATGGAGTGCTGCCGGTATATGAATCAGATCATCCTGATGACTGGCGTAAATGGATATTAAACTGGAAAAAAGAATATAATATAAAGGAAAATCTTGTTATTCTGACAGAAGGTCCTTCCAGGAAATACCCTGACAGAAATAATAGAATGGAAATTATAGAGATATAA
- a CDS encoding cold-shock protein, which produces MANGIVKWFSDSRGYGFIEQENGPDVFVHHTGINGSGFKSLNEGDLVAFEVEKGQKGPAAVNVSVK; this is translated from the coding sequence ATGGCAAATGGTATTGTCAAATGGTTTAGTGACAGCAGGGGGTATGGTTTTATTGAACAGGAAAACGGGCCTGATGTATTTGTCCATCATACAGGAATCAACGGGTCTGGTTTTAAATCTCTTAATGAAGGAGATTTAGTAGCCTTTGAAGTAGAAAAAGGGCAAAAAGGCCCAGCAGCAGTAAATGTCAGTGTAAAATAA
- a CDS encoding substrate-binding periplasmic protein has product MKLNNLITLILCFFILSTNCYGETKKLRAAHTNWFPYTYQENETSLGFEIEIFKEIMNIMNIQVEIAEYPWQRCLYLLKKGDADVLISMLKTPEREKFAYYPDEHISLSKTVFFTTADKNIVFTGNYESLKEYTIGVIAGFSYGDAFDKADYLKTDNSKDAQMLIRKLLGGRNDIAAENQAVVISNALKMGVENKIKFLETPIHFQNLYVGFSKASTQESLCEDFSKHLKEFKNTELYKSILEKYGIKISDMGN; this is encoded by the coding sequence ATGAAATTAAATAATCTGATTACTTTAATTCTTTGTTTTTTTATTTTAAGTACAAATTGTTATGGAGAAACAAAAAAGCTTAGAGCAGCTCATACAAACTGGTTTCCCTATACTTACCAGGAAAATGAGACCTCTTTAGGATTTGAAATTGAGATATTCAAAGAAATCATGAATATTATGAATATACAGGTGGAAATTGCTGAATACCCCTGGCAGAGATGCCTGTATCTGCTGAAAAAAGGAGATGCTGATGTTTTAATCTCCATGCTGAAAACCCCTGAAAGAGAAAAATTTGCATATTATCCTGATGAGCACATAAGTCTTTCCAAAACGGTTTTTTTTACAACTGCTGATAAAAATATAGTATTTACCGGTAATTATGAAAGTTTGAAAGAATACACTATCGGGGTTATTGCAGGTTTCAGTTATGGAGATGCTTTTGATAAAGCAGATTATCTTAAAACAGACAATTCAAAAGATGCTCAAATGCTTATACGAAAGCTTTTGGGAGGCAGAAATGATATAGCAGCAGAAAACCAGGCTGTTGTTATATCTAATGCTTTAAAAATGGGCGTGGAAAATAAAATCAAGTTTTTAGAAACTCCTATTCATTTTCAAAATTTGTATGTTGGCTTTTCAAAAGCAAGTACCCAGGAATCCCTGTGTGAAGATTTCTCAAAACATCTTAAAGAATTTAAAAATACAGAATTGTATAAATCCATATTGGAAAAATATGGCATTAAAATATCTGATATGGGGAATTAA